In Babesia bovis T2Bo chromosome 3, whole genome shotgun sequence, the genomic window CTTCCTTCCGTAGAGTGAGTCGATATCTCTACCACGTCCTGTTATgaatgcgatatattttgGTCTTGGTGTAGTTGATACGTGTATATACCGTGCATCGTGCTTCTTGAGGTATATGCAATCACAGTGCCACGTACTGCCATTGTGGTAAAACTTGTAAATGGCAAACAGGATGTAGTAGAACAAAGCCCCTGTCATACTGGATTGTACTCTACGTTATGCGTTCCATTGAGGGACTGGCATACCATTCAGTCGGTTTAAAGCCCTATTTAATACTTCGGTCCCACGGTAATCTCATCGTGCCTCTATAGCAGGGAAACACTTTACTAGTGCATATACGTAGGACCCATAGAAGGCATAACACTCTTGTGTCTACATTGTCAATTTCATACCGTTATTCATACCACTGTCCATGGTGTCTACATAAGATTCCATGTGAATCCGAAAGATGTCTGTTCTAATGGATCTATGTAATCAATAAACTAGTTCCTAGGTGCTATATATCACATGTGTACCACTATATGTGATGTCCAGGCCTCACTTGGTACTGGGCATCATGGATGAATAATTACATtctatttatattatattatttttgCGGTACGTTTTCCCGTGTTACTATCTGCATTGCTTTGTTAGTGTGTAATAGCTGCATGATTTGTGTTGATGGGAGTTATAACCCGGGGTTTTGACGCGTAAACTGGGTATGTAATTCATGTTCATTCTGCTTTACATAGTATCTGGATATGATATTGGTTCATGTGTTACTCTTACCTGTTCTGCTGATGTATGTACCCTTTTCGAGTTGGAACAAGCTGCACAGCCAATCAAGTCCCTCGTGGATACCTTCTCCGGTTGCTGCAGAGCAGGCGTAAATACGTCTGGGTGGGATGTagatttgtatatatagactTACACATGTCTGTCTCTTATTTTATCAAGACCCAGGGCATCGTGTGCTTCTTCGAGGAATATGAAGGAGTGCTTATCGCACTTGTTGAGTAGTATGAGTAGGTTTGGTGCTCCTGCTGTTTGTTCAAGTTGCTGTTTGAGGTACTCTTTGGCTTCCGCTAGTTTTTCGGGTATTGATCCATCTACTATGTATACGAGTGCTCTTGCTACTTCTCCTTCATTGGCGATTTCCTTTTGTACTGATGTTTCCGATAGCCACAGTACCATTTTAACTTTCCTGTGGGTTACCCATTGCATGTCGTTATCCACTGCGTGATATGAGTCGTGTCGTAAATGTACTTACCTTCACCTTCCTTGGATTTCAGTGAAGGCACTCCTGTGGTTAAAAATCTGACTACAGAGCTTTTTCCTGAGTCTGGTAGCCCGAAAAATCGTACTTGCAAAATTGGTGTCGGTGCTGTGACTCCGGTGTCCCTTTTACGACACGATAAGGAGCCGCCCATGTTTGCGAGTTTTACTATTTTTCCTCGcagtttatatatgtttttgttatttttgTGGCACCTGATGGTATTACCGTTACGAATGGTTTATAATCGTCTCCGTTGGCGAAGCGCATTGTTTCGTTAGGAGTACTACGCCGACCACGAAGTGGCTGTTTTCCATGTTGCCGTATATAGCCTGGTTAACGATTCTCTAGACTATATCAACTATATTCATTATTATCTAAGGTAAATTAGATGCCACTGTAGCGAATTTAGTAGCCCTGTCTAATATTTATGTGTGACATTACTCAGGGTGTTCTAAAGGCACATTTATTAACTTGGTTTTCCATGATACTATAGATAGTCTATTTTCCCGGATCAGTGTTTAATGAATCTCTAGTTTACGTATATAATCTTTCCATCAAATGTGTAGTTGCGCCGCGTCGTTACCGGAGGTGGTTACTGATTCACACATATTTATCTATGTGCATAATTCGTGAAACTCATTTAATGCTAGTTATACTCATTCAATACAAGTTAATTTCTGTAACCGGAATCTATACTTCCATATACCACGCGTCGCGGTAATACCGAAGTCACCAATTAGATGTGCGGGGTACTACCTATATCTTTATAGTTGcgaaataatattattaccGTGATTAGATAATGTATGATTCCGTACTGATTGACGTGATGCGCACCACTCTGCAACGGTGTCCGCGAGACACACATTACGGGAGTTTCATTTGGTAACATACGTGTTTTTTGTTATGTAATCATTCTGGTGTCATTGGGTAATgattatacatatttgtACATTAATTTTTTTGTGTCGTTGATTTTAATTCGTATTTAGCATGTCCCGGATCTATGCCGTGTCTATAATTGGATATTAGTTACGTGATTGCTTATATACGCTTACACCTGGGCACAAAACACGTTTTTTTATGATTAATATGCACTATGTTTTTGCGTGGCATGTTAGTGTTTCACCTGTTGCCTGCATTGTAAATCTGTAGTATTATCCATTTGGCAAGTGTTTAATATTATATCGTAGATGTCGGTATATACTCTACATAACATCGTCGGAGTACTgatgtttatataacactGCGTCAATTGTGGCGGTGGATTTATATGCCATGATGGCTTCGAGTGGCCCTGGCAATGTTCCCGATGTGGTGGAGCCAACCAGCGGCGATTGCTGTGTACCTAACTCTTCTGACGGTGACGTTCATATGGGAGATGGTGTTCGAGGTGAGCACGACATCGCCACTAGCGCGGCCGGTGGCGATGTTGTAGACAGCAACGATGAACATACATCTCGTGTTGTTGATGACGCCCTGCAGCTGCCGGGCACATTGGATATAAAGGGCTCCTGTGAGAGTGTTAAAATATCTTCATCCTCCGATGTCTCCATTAACGAGGGTCGTACTACGATGGGtatattcattgttatGGCATTATTACAGTGTTTTGTGAATTACGACATGGGTGCTTTAACGGTGATGTTACCATGGATACAGGAGCCTTATCAATTATCTACTACGGACCTTGGTACTATGGGTTCCTTACCCTACATCGGATTGATTTTCATGACCCCCTTTATCggtattatatttacattgtTTCAAGCTCGTTGGATCATTTTACTTGGTCTGATACTGAACATCCTCTCGTTATCCCTATTTGCGTTAGCTTATAACAAGGCAATGTTCTTTATAGCTCGCTTCCTTATTGGTGCAACCCAATCCTTTTTCATTGTGTATGCACCAGTTTGGATTGCGTGCTTCGCTCCTAAGGTGCGGAAGAACTTGTGGATGGCCCTTATGCAAGGTTCCATTGTCGGGGGTTTTATGTTTGGTTACCTTTGCACAGCTCTCATATCCATTGCTGACAACACTTACTGGCGTACCAGTATTTTCACCCAGATGGCTGCTTTGCTGATCCTGGTTTACGTTTTTATGCGTATGCCTAAGGAATTCATTAACCTGCCATGTAGCAATGAGGCACATAGTGGTGAAGTTTCTGGTTACTGCGGAACGGTCGTTCCCTTGTCGCCCCAAACGAGTTTGGAATGCCGTGTACCACTCAAGTCAGCTTCCAGCAACGACAGTTCTCGCTCTGCTGCACGCTATACTACAAACTGTGTATTCAACTCGTGTGCCAAATGCAGTTCGCGCAGCTTTGACAACCAGGAAACTCAGGACTCTATGCGCGGCCGCGTTGTTTCGTATGACATATCATCGTTGGGTCCCTCTGAGAACCGTTCTTTACGCGGTCACCACAGTACCATGTCGCATATAAACTACTACACGACACAGAAGATGGACATGTTACGTATTCCCAGCGTTAAGCAGAGTTTGAACTCTCTGGAGTGGATGCGCACATATCACTTTGCCACTACTAAGTTGAGTGACCTTGCTGAGGAACCCGAGGAAAAGATGGGATTATGGCAAAGTTTCTTCACTATCATTCGCGATCCATATTTTTGTTTCTCCACGCTTGTTATTTctactatattctatatactaTCGGGTATCCAATTCTGGACTACTAAGATTGCTGTC contains:
- a CDS encoding ADP-ribosylation factor family protein; the protein is MGGSLSCRKRDTGVTAPTPILQVRFFGLPDSGKSSVVRFLTTGVPSLKSKEGEVDNDMQWVTHRKVKMVLWLSETSVQKEIANEGEVARALVYIVDGSIPEKLAEAKEYLKQQLEQTAGAPNLLILLNKCDKHSFIFLEEAHDALGLDKIRDRHVRIYACSAATGEGIHEGLDWLCSLFQLEKGTYISRTDTM
- a CDS encoding Major Facilitator Superfamily protein; translated protein: MMASSGPGNVPDVVEPTSGDCCVPNSSDGDVHMGDGVRGEHDIATSAAGGDVVDSNDEHTSRVVDDALQLPGTLDIKGSCESVKISSSSDVSINEGRTTMGIFIVMALLQCFVNYDMGALTVMLPWIQEPYQLSTTDLGTMGSLPYIGLIFMTPFIGIIFTLFQARWIILLGLILNILSLSLFALAYNKAMFFIARFLIGATQSFFIVYAPVWIACFAPKVRKNLWMALMQGSIVGGFMFGYLCTALISIADNTYWRTSIFTQMAALLILVYVFMRMPKEFINLPCSNEAHSGEVSGYCGTVVPLSPQTSLECRVPLKSASSNDSSRSAARYTTNCVFNSCAKCSSRSFDNQETQDSMRGRVVSYDISSLGPSENRSLRGHHSTMSHINYYTTQKMDMLRIPSVKQSLNSLEWMRTYHFATTKLSDLAEEPEEKMGLWQSFFTIIRDPYFCFSTLVISTIFYILSGIQFWTTKIAVSVYRMSHTLIYTLFIATSITAPFVGVIGGSWIIDLIGVKYPGKPVIVHWVILSWTVVALLAGISAMVWRNFYNLVGCIWLILFFGGGMLPPLTLITISNVSERLKPMASSVCMCVYHILGYVAGTALPGVVIDLTGDESTAIYATYLPAILGTVGAAANVIACYRISASSEESTSEDNAV